Proteins encoded together in one Variovorax paradoxus EPS window:
- the moaC gene encoding cyclic pyranopterin monophosphate synthase MoaC codes for MNTLTHFDAQGQAHMVDVAAKPATHRVAVATGRIEMQAATLALIESGTAKKGDVLGIARIAGIQAAKKTSDLIPLCHPLALTRVAVAFALADAGSAPQVACTATVETVGPTGVEMEALTAVQVALLTIYDMCKAVDRGMRITDVHVLEKHGGKSGSWVAAAD; via the coding sequence ATGAACACCCTCACCCACTTCGACGCCCAAGGCCAGGCCCACATGGTCGACGTCGCCGCCAAGCCCGCCACCCACCGCGTGGCCGTGGCCACGGGACGCATCGAGATGCAGGCGGCGACGCTCGCGTTGATCGAATCCGGCACGGCGAAGAAGGGCGATGTGCTGGGCATCGCGCGGATCGCCGGGATCCAGGCGGCGAAGAAGACGAGCGATCTGATTCCGCTGTGCCATCCGCTGGCGCTGACACGGGTCGCCGTGGCGTTTGCGCTGGCGGATGCGGGCAGTGCGCCGCAAGTGGCTTGCACGGCGACCGTCGAAACCGTCGGGCCTACAGGCGTGGAGATGGAAGCGCTGACTGCGGTGCAGGTGGCGCTATTGACGATCTACGACATGTGCAAGGCGGTGGACCGGGGGATGCGGATCACCGATGTGCATGTGTTGGAGAAGCATGGGGGGAAGTCGGGGAGCTGGGTGGCGGCTGCCGACTGA
- a CDS encoding M48 family metalloprotease: protein MLRLTPSAKPKTTATPTLRALCASVLIAAQALLPIPAGAQMQSILPGLGDGGEMTASAERSLGDQIARELYRDTDYIDDPVIAAYVQEIWQRLLTAARARGELTPELDERFAWIVVLGRDRNINAFALPGGYLGLNLGLVAAVGSRDELATVLGHELSHVTQRHISRMMSKQGKQMPLMIAGLILGMIAASKSRNSDAGQAMIMGSQALFMQNQLSFSRDMEREADRIGFGVMTQAGFAPQGAAAMFEKLQYASRLNDNGSYPYLRSHPLTTERISDMQGRFQFRMDTAPALPLAMDHAMIASRARVLTRPGVDVLRLWVQSAGSGEFGKSTPPQQAGTLYAAALAAKELRDYKSARALAERLVARTAEDPAAAKQARWLSAEIELAAGAPAKAAALLDARSKERPEMILAAEAATATRQPEPMIPVLRDWVAANPRDATAWRVLGNLYGAQNDTLRAVRADAEANVAILDYPAARDRFKAAQELVRKSGASGAPIDHYEASIIDTRARAVDVLVKQQAEEPPLK, encoded by the coding sequence ATGCTGCGCTTGACTCCCTCCGCAAAGCCAAAGACCACCGCAACGCCCACCCTGCGCGCGCTATGCGCTTCCGTTTTGATAGCGGCCCAGGCGTTGCTGCCGATACCCGCCGGCGCGCAGATGCAGTCGATCCTCCCCGGCCTTGGCGACGGCGGCGAAATGACCGCCAGCGCCGAGCGCAGCCTCGGCGACCAGATCGCCCGCGAGCTTTATCGCGACACCGACTACATCGACGATCCGGTGATCGCCGCCTACGTGCAAGAGATCTGGCAGCGCCTCTTGACCGCCGCCCGCGCGCGCGGCGAACTCACGCCCGAGCTGGACGAGCGCTTCGCCTGGATCGTCGTGCTGGGCCGCGACCGCAACATCAACGCCTTTGCGCTGCCGGGCGGCTATCTCGGCCTGAACCTCGGGCTGGTGGCCGCGGTGGGCAGCCGCGACGAACTGGCAACGGTGCTCGGCCACGAGCTCTCGCACGTCACGCAGCGCCACATCTCCCGGATGATGAGCAAGCAGGGCAAGCAGATGCCGCTGATGATCGCGGGCCTCATCCTCGGGATGATCGCTGCCAGCAAGAGCCGCAACAGCGACGCCGGCCAGGCCATGATCATGGGAAGCCAGGCGCTCTTCATGCAGAACCAGCTGAGCTTCTCGCGCGACATGGAGCGCGAGGCCGACCGCATCGGCTTCGGCGTGATGACGCAGGCGGGCTTTGCGCCGCAGGGCGCTGCCGCCATGTTCGAGAAGCTGCAGTACGCCTCGCGCCTGAACGACAACGGCTCCTATCCGTACCTGCGCAGCCATCCGCTCACGACCGAGCGCATTTCCGACATGCAGGGCCGGTTCCAGTTCCGTATGGACACGGCCCCAGCGCTCCCGCTCGCGATGGACCACGCGATGATCGCCTCGCGTGCCCGCGTGCTGACGCGGCCGGGCGTCGATGTGCTGCGCCTGTGGGTTCAGTCGGCCGGCAGCGGCGAGTTCGGCAAGAGCACGCCGCCCCAGCAGGCCGGCACACTCTACGCGGCGGCGCTGGCCGCCAAGGAGTTGCGCGACTACAAGTCGGCACGTGCACTGGCCGAGCGGCTCGTCGCGCGCACGGCGGAAGACCCGGCTGCGGCGAAGCAGGCGCGATGGCTCAGTGCCGAGATCGAACTGGCCGCCGGCGCCCCGGCCAAGGCGGCCGCGCTGCTCGATGCCAGGTCGAAGGAGCGTCCCGAGATGATCCTTGCGGCCGAAGCCGCGACCGCCACGCGCCAGCCCGAGCCGATGATTCCCGTGCTGCGCGACTGGGTGGCCGCCAATCCGCGCGATGCCACGGCGTGGCGCGTGCTGGGCAACCTGTACGGCGCGCAGAACGACACGCTGCGGGCGGTGCGCGCCGACGCCGAAGCCAACGTGGCGATCCTCGATTACCCCGCGGCGCGCGATCGCTTCAAGGCGGCGCAGGAATTGGTGCGCAAGTCGGGCGCTTCGGGCGCGCCGATCGATCACTACGAGGCGTCGATCATCGACACCCGCGCACGCGCCGTCGATGTGCTGGTCAAGCAGCAGGCGGAAGAGCCGCCGCTAAAGTAA
- a CDS encoding PglL family O-oligosaccharyltransferase, with product MTPRAAPFEAPASLADTGHVVRAGLFAFPFLCPVVAGPSVNVWQLLATWACVAGLLAMGPVARPARQLWLWLAVVAMAVVLPRNGALAFLWLPTCAVVAGVAVAACPGAGLLRCRESFLSMFASGLLVAGLLSAVLGLLQYYGLAEPLVPWTTSPPLGRAYGNLRQRNQFATLISMAIIAALWLHATRAPASSRTRRALVAAVVLLLIAAAASTSRTGLLQLLSIVAVASFIAHRERRAAPPGAPAPSFSLPSPLALLAMIPLYFAIAWALPHFLGSGVEGMLQRLQTRTADVHGRLVLWHNVLTLIAERPWTGWGWGELSFAHFTTSYSGARFTEILDNAHNLPLHLAVELGIPAAVLICGGFIWMVIAAKPWRERDPTRLMAWGMLGAIVLHSLLEYPLWYGPFQLVFGLCLGILWPAVGVGSRAVPTGTKPRWRETRALPSLMAAVLLAIVAYASWDYIRISQIYLPRDERLPAYADDTLSKLEGSWLFARQVDFAELTLTDVTPANAARMHALAERTLHFSPEPRVIVKLIESAELLGLDDEARAQAARFRIAFPAAFARWLDEKPGDAPAP from the coding sequence ATGACGCCTCGAGCCGCGCCCTTCGAGGCGCCCGCCTCTCTTGCAGATACCGGCCATGTGGTGCGCGCAGGCCTTTTCGCATTCCCTTTTCTCTGTCCAGTCGTCGCCGGCCCATCGGTCAATGTCTGGCAGTTGCTTGCGACTTGGGCATGTGTTGCCGGGCTGCTCGCGATGGGGCCTGTGGCCCGTCCCGCACGCCAACTCTGGCTATGGCTGGCGGTCGTCGCGATGGCCGTCGTTCTTCCGCGCAACGGAGCACTGGCGTTCCTCTGGCTGCCGACCTGTGCTGTGGTGGCCGGCGTTGCTGTCGCCGCGTGCCCGGGCGCCGGCCTGTTGCGCTGCAGGGAGTCTTTTCTTTCGATGTTTGCGAGCGGCCTCCTCGTTGCCGGTCTGCTCAGCGCCGTTCTTGGATTGCTTCAGTACTACGGCCTGGCTGAGCCATTGGTTCCTTGGACCACCTCGCCTCCGCTGGGACGGGCCTACGGCAACCTCCGCCAGCGCAACCAATTCGCCACGCTGATCAGCATGGCGATCATTGCGGCCCTGTGGCTCCACGCCACGCGTGCACCAGCCTCGTCCCGCACGCGGCGTGCACTGGTGGCGGCCGTCGTGTTGCTGCTGATCGCTGCCGCCGCATCGACCTCGCGGACGGGCCTGTTGCAACTTCTGTCGATCGTCGCCGTAGCGAGCTTCATCGCCCATCGCGAGCGCCGCGCCGCGCCGCCTGGCGCTCCAGCCCCAAGCTTCAGCCTCCCATCGCCGCTCGCATTGCTGGCGATGATCCCGCTCTACTTCGCCATCGCCTGGGCATTGCCGCACTTCTTAGGCAGCGGCGTCGAAGGCATGCTTCAACGCCTGCAAACCAGGACGGCCGATGTTCACGGCCGGCTCGTCCTCTGGCACAACGTGCTCACCCTGATCGCCGAGCGCCCCTGGACAGGATGGGGCTGGGGCGAGCTGAGCTTTGCGCACTTCACCACTTCCTATTCCGGCGCGCGCTTCACCGAGATCCTGGACAACGCCCACAACCTGCCGCTGCACCTCGCCGTCGAGCTGGGCATCCCCGCGGCCGTCCTGATCTGCGGAGGATTCATCTGGATGGTGATCGCTGCAAAGCCCTGGCGAGAGCGAGACCCCACCCGCTTGATGGCGTGGGGCATGCTCGGGGCGATCGTTCTTCACAGCCTGCTCGAGTACCCGCTCTGGTACGGACCGTTCCAGCTGGTGTTCGGGTTGTGCCTCGGAATCCTGTGGCCCGCGGTGGGCGTGGGCAGTCGCGCTGTCCCGACGGGCACGAAGCCAAGATGGCGCGAAACCCGTGCGTTGCCTTCGTTGATGGCCGCAGTCCTGCTGGCCATCGTCGCCTACGCCAGCTGGGACTACATCCGCATCAGCCAGATCTACCTTCCGCGCGACGAGCGCCTGCCTGCCTACGCAGACGACACGCTTTCCAAACTCGAGGGCTCATGGCTTTTTGCGCGTCAGGTGGACTTCGCAGAACTCACGCTGACCGACGTGACGCCAGCCAATGCGGCGAGGATGCATGCACTGGCAGAACGCACATTGCATTTTTCGCCCGAGCCGCGCGTCATCGTCAAGCTGATCGAAAGCGCCGAATTGCTGGGGCTGGATGACGAGGCCCGGGCTCAGGCCGCGCGTTTCAGGATTGCATTTCCAGCCGCGTTCGCCCGATGGCTGGACGAAAAGCCGGGCGATGCGCCTGCGCCGTAG